A region from the Streptosporangium sp. NBC_01756 genome encodes:
- a CDS encoding phage holin family protein translates to MKIIVKILAVAAALWVATQFVAGITVSAETTVKQIGTLLVVALLFGAVNAVLKPIIKTLGCAFYILTLGLFALVVNAGLLLLTSWLAAQFHLPFHVEGFWAAFWGAIVVGLVSWLLDLVLGD, encoded by the coding sequence GTGAAAATCATCGTCAAGATCCTGGCCGTGGCAGCCGCCCTCTGGGTGGCCACCCAGTTCGTCGCGGGCATCACGGTGTCCGCGGAGACCACCGTCAAGCAGATCGGCACCCTCCTCGTGGTCGCCCTCCTGTTCGGCGCCGTCAACGCGGTCCTCAAGCCGATCATCAAGACCCTGGGCTGCGCCTTCTACATCCTGACTCTCGGCCTGTTCGCGCTGGTGGTGAACGCCGGCCTGCTCCTGCTCACGAGCTGGCTCGCCGCCCAGTTCCACCTGCCCTTCCACGTGGAGGGTTTCTGGGCCGCCTTCTGGGGGGCGATCGTCGTCGGCCTGGTGAGCTGGCTGCTCGACCTGGTGCTCGGCGACTAG
- a CDS encoding aromatic amino acid lyase, with protein sequence MTVVLDGTRLTCEQVHLAAHGSGVLLGSTDRAETSWQTARALSGPRYGQTTGVGANKDVTVEATGLDLLRSHAGGGGPLVGEARARATLVVRLNQLLIGGSGLNPGLLPVLASAVNRGFTPPIRTYGAIGTGDLTALATTALCLLGEHPWNAPSGPGDGVAPRFPLTSGDALPFISSGAATLADAALACHHLRVVFTAMTAVAAHSFRAVDASLEPLAHAVQLRPEQAAVAADLRALVGGTAPRRVQDPYGFRAFPQVHGAALAALERAEQVVGEELNIAPENPLITGGRAWHNGNFHSARVALALDALRAALVQTASLSAARLATMTDPAHTGLLPFLAERPGLSGVMILEYVAHSALADLRQLATPVTLGSAVLSLGTEDHASFTPQAARSTLGAAEPLETVLACELVTAVRALRQRGLPCDVDLDPRMTDRPLDGDLDAARGLLPGLAGPLPAWAGEGR encoded by the coding sequence ATGACCGTTGTCCTCGACGGCACGCGCCTGACCTGCGAGCAGGTCCACCTGGCGGCACACGGCTCCGGAGTCCTGCTGGGCTCCACCGACCGCGCGGAGACCTCCTGGCAGACGGCCCGTGCGCTGAGCGGGCCGCGGTACGGCCAGACCACCGGAGTGGGCGCCAACAAGGACGTCACGGTCGAGGCCACCGGCCTGGACCTGCTCCGCAGCCACGCCGGCGGCGGTGGCCCCCTCGTCGGGGAGGCACGCGCCCGCGCCACCCTCGTGGTCCGTCTCAACCAGCTCCTCATCGGCGGCTCCGGACTCAACCCCGGCCTGCTGCCGGTGCTCGCCTCCGCCGTCAACCGGGGGTTCACTCCCCCGATCCGCACCTACGGCGCCATCGGCACCGGTGACCTCACCGCGCTGGCCACCACCGCCCTCTGCCTACTCGGCGAGCATCCCTGGAACGCGCCCTCCGGACCGGGAGACGGCGTCGCGCCCCGGTTCCCTCTGACCTCCGGCGACGCGCTCCCCTTCATCAGCTCGGGCGCGGCGACCCTGGCTGACGCCGCACTGGCCTGCCACCACCTGAGAGTCGTGTTCACCGCCATGACAGCCGTCGCGGCCCACTCCTTCCGGGCCGTCGACGCCTCGCTCGAACCGCTGGCGCACGCCGTACAGCTCCGGCCGGAGCAGGCGGCGGTCGCGGCCGACCTGCGTGCGCTGGTCGGCGGCACCGCCCCGCGCCGGGTCCAGGACCCGTACGGCTTCCGCGCCTTCCCCCAGGTTCACGGGGCCGCCCTGGCCGCCCTGGAGCGGGCGGAGCAGGTCGTCGGCGAGGAGCTCAACATCGCCCCGGAGAATCCGCTGATCACCGGGGGCCGGGCGTGGCACAACGGCAACTTCCACTCGGCACGGGTGGCGCTCGCCCTCGACGCCCTCAGGGCGGCTCTCGTGCAGACCGCGTCACTGAGCGCCGCCCGGCTCGCCACCATGACCGACCCCGCCCACACCGGCCTGCTGCCCTTCCTCGCCGAGCGGCCCGGCCTGTCCGGCGTGATGATCCTCGAATACGTCGCCCACTCCGCCCTGGCCGACCTCCGCCAGCTGGCCACCCCCGTCACCCTCGGCAGTGCCGTGCTCTCCCTGGGGACCGAGGACCACGCGAGCTTCACCCCCCAGGCCGCGCGGTCCACGCTCGGCGCCGCCGAACCGCTGGAGACGGTGCTGGCGTGCGAGCTGGTCACGGCCGTCCGGGCACTGCGCCAGCGCGGCCTCCCCTGCGATGTCGACCTGGACCCCCGGATGACCGACCGCCCCCTGGACGGCGACCTGGACGCGGCACGCGGGCTGTTGCCCGGCCTCGCCGGCCCGCTCCCGGCATGGGCCGGCGAAGGACGGTGA
- a CDS encoding LacI family DNA-binding transcriptional regulator: MPQPRKRATIREVAKATGLSPASVSYALRGMQVSEETIVRVRKVAAELGYEADPIARALASGRTGMIGLLCGSLEDLWQQALAVGIGRALKDNDRYALILDAAGDPGRERTLARQLRDQRVDALIVQPVDPAAPFWAELCESLPVVSIGDSLAGARTAGEVVFDNRTGVTLALEHLRERGHRRIAVLTPTQASTPDRPADVHVLAEAGRLGLDIEVITAPQALAAATDVARHLLAGGHRAFFCFADSIAYGVYAASAEQGLRIPADVSVMGYDDHPMSGLLSPGLTTVDWDIDGIVRAAVRAVVAAVDGNTRRRRIVQAPELRERGSVG, encoded by the coding sequence ATGCCGCAGCCACGGAAGCGAGCGACGATACGCGAGGTGGCGAAGGCCACCGGTCTCTCCCCGGCCTCCGTCTCGTATGCCCTGCGAGGCATGCAGGTCTCCGAGGAGACCATCGTGCGGGTTCGCAAGGTGGCGGCCGAGCTCGGGTACGAAGCCGATCCCATCGCCCGCGCGCTGGCCAGCGGCCGTACCGGGATGATCGGCCTGCTCTGCGGCTCCCTGGAGGACCTCTGGCAGCAGGCCCTGGCCGTCGGCATCGGGCGGGCGCTGAAGGACAACGACCGCTACGCGCTCATCCTGGACGCCGCCGGCGACCCGGGCCGGGAGCGCACGCTGGCCAGGCAGCTCCGCGACCAGCGGGTGGACGCCCTGATCGTGCAGCCGGTGGACCCGGCGGCGCCGTTCTGGGCCGAGCTGTGCGAGAGCCTGCCGGTGGTGTCGATCGGCGACTCGCTGGCCGGGGCGCGCACGGCGGGAGAGGTCGTGTTCGACAACCGGACCGGGGTGACCCTGGCTCTGGAGCACCTGCGCGAGCGCGGTCACCGCCGCATCGCCGTCCTCACCCCCACCCAGGCCAGCACCCCCGACCGTCCGGCCGACGTGCACGTCCTGGCCGAGGCGGGGCGGCTGGGGCTGGACATCGAGGTGATCACCGCGCCCCAGGCGCTCGCCGCCGCCACGGACGTCGCCCGGCACCTGCTGGCCGGCGGTCACCGGGCGTTCTTCTGCTTCGCCGACTCCATCGCCTACGGGGTTTATGCGGCCTCCGCCGAACAGGGCCTGCGGATCCCCGCCGACGTGTCCGTGATGGGCTATGACGACCACCCGATGTCGGGGCTGCTCAGCCCCGGGCTGACCACGGTCGACTGGGACATCGACGGCATCGTCCGCGCGGCCGTCCGCGCGGTCGTGGCCGCCGTCGACGGGAACACCCGCCGTCGGCGGATCGTCCAGGCCCCCGAACTCCGCGAACGCGGCTCGGTGGGCTGA
- a CDS encoding amidohydrolase family protein, which yields MTVDVHQHLWTPAFVDALRRRTAPPRLDGWTLHLDGEPPYEVDPGDHDLARRLELNGGLEKALVSLSSPLGIESLDPSDAWPIIDAYHEDALALPAPFGVWAATCLSEIDPARLAKALDQGPVGLQLPATAVRNGDDLARVAPLLDVLADRDLPLFVHPGPAAEVRGPGWWPAVVPYVQQMHASWYAFSTFGRPRHPGLRVCFALLAGLAPLHSERVINRSGEGRGLVDPDLFLETSSYGPRAIDAVVRELGIDVVVNGSDEPYARAPDPALGDAARHAVAVTNPYRLLNRKESRK from the coding sequence GTGACCGTTGACGTGCACCAGCACCTGTGGACGCCCGCGTTCGTGGATGCGCTCCGGCGTCGCACGGCCCCGCCGCGCCTCGACGGCTGGACCCTTCACCTGGACGGCGAGCCCCCCTACGAGGTCGATCCCGGTGATCACGACCTCGCCAGGCGCCTGGAGCTGAACGGCGGACTGGAGAAGGCCCTGGTGTCACTGTCCAGCCCGCTCGGCATCGAGTCGCTGGACCCCTCGGACGCCTGGCCGATCATCGACGCCTACCACGAGGATGCTCTCGCCCTGCCCGCCCCGTTCGGAGTCTGGGCCGCGACCTGCCTCAGCGAGATAGACCCGGCCAGACTCGCCAAGGCCCTCGACCAGGGGCCGGTCGGGCTGCAGTTGCCCGCGACGGCCGTACGGAACGGAGACGACCTCGCCAGGGTCGCCCCGCTGCTCGACGTCCTCGCCGACCGCGACCTGCCGCTCTTCGTGCACCCCGGACCGGCGGCCGAGGTCCGGGGGCCCGGCTGGTGGCCGGCCGTCGTCCCCTACGTGCAGCAGATGCACGCCTCCTGGTACGCCTTCTCGACCTTCGGCCGTCCCCGCCACCCCGGGCTGCGGGTCTGCTTCGCGCTGCTGGCCGGACTGGCCCCGCTCCACTCCGAGCGGGTGATCAACCGCAGTGGCGAGGGCCGGGGCCTGGTGGACCCGGACCTGTTCCTGGAGACCTCCTCCTACGGCCCGCGCGCCATCGACGCGGTGGTCCGCGAGCTCGGCATCGACGTCGTGGTCAACGGCTCCGATGAGCCGTACGCCAGGGCCCCTGACCCCGCGCTCGGCGATGCCGCCCGGCACGCCGTCGCGGTCACCAATCCATATCGCCTGCTGAACCGGAAGGAGTCGCGCAAATGA
- a CDS encoding cysteine dioxygenase: MSYETLPARVLDRRELRDLVDELAADPSRWEAEVDFPEDGGRHYASLYRDAYVDIWLLCWRPEDDTGWHDHDISSGAVRVVAGTLLECNPRIGGEHLENLVSAGESFSFGPDHIHRLNGAVDHSVSIHAYSPPLWRLGQYSISDSGVMRRVSVSYADELRPMDEAALV; encoded by the coding sequence ATGAGCTACGAGACCTTGCCCGCCCGCGTCCTCGACCGTCGCGAGCTGCGCGACCTGGTCGACGAACTGGCCGCCGACCCGTCCCGCTGGGAGGCGGAGGTGGACTTTCCCGAAGATGGCGGCCGCCACTACGCCTCCCTCTATCGGGACGCCTACGTCGACATCTGGCTGCTGTGCTGGCGGCCGGAGGACGACACCGGCTGGCACGACCACGACATCTCCTCGGGCGCGGTCCGGGTGGTGGCCGGGACATTGCTGGAGTGCAACCCCCGGATCGGCGGCGAGCACCTGGAGAACCTGGTCTCGGCGGGCGAGTCCTTCTCCTTCGGCCCCGACCACATCCACCGGCTGAACGGCGCCGTCGACCACAGCGTCTCGATCCACGCCTACTCGCCGCCGCTCTGGCGTCTGGGCCAGTACTCCATCAGCGACAGCGGCGTGATGCGCCGCGTCTCGGTCAGCTACGCCGACGAGCTGCGTCCCATGGACGAGGCCGCCCTCGTCTGA
- the qcrB gene encoding cytochrome bc1 complex cytochrome b subunit, with product MSRGTIPKPIASTSSFIDDRTGAGNFLRRNMRKIFPDHWSFLLGEIALYSFIILLLTGTFLTFFFRPAMGEVPYTGSYAPLRGVMMSEAYASALHISFDVRGGLLMRQMHHWAALLFVAGMMVHMLRVFFTGAYRKPRELNWLIGVVLLTLALFEGLTGYSLLDDLLSGAGLRITAGVALALPVVGTWITFLLFGGEYPGEDVVSRFYSIHILLIPGILLALIAAHLMLMWVQKHTQMPGPGRTNTNVVGAPMYPSFMAKSGAYFMFTFGVIALLGTFAQINPIWLFGPYTPSDISAGSQPDFYMGFLDGALRLMPGWEINVLGRTLPMSVLVPALVPMAIIMTGLALYPFAERWVTGDHSEHHVADRPRNNPHRTAIGISAVTFYGILWLAASNDLIAAFFHIPMNSMIYIGRVLIFVGPAVAYFAAYRICLGLQRRDAAVIGHGVESGVIKRLPSGEYIEVHVPATEDLAAHMRGKRPVPMLDGTGNGDGAPPNGDHGLIGRLHAKMSRAYGGEKVPLDGDGDDHGHDGHAAIDAGVEDDTAPPPGPVTTGTRPSARAGKDDTAPRP from the coding sequence GTGAGCCGCGGAACCATTCCGAAGCCCATAGCGAGCACGAGCAGCTTCATCGACGACCGCACCGGCGCGGGAAACTTCCTCAGGCGCAACATGCGCAAGATCTTCCCCGACCACTGGTCGTTCCTGCTGGGTGAGATCGCGCTGTACTCGTTCATCATCCTGCTGCTGACCGGCACCTTCCTGACCTTCTTCTTCAGGCCCGCCATGGGTGAGGTGCCCTACACCGGCTCCTACGCGCCGCTCAGGGGCGTCATGATGTCCGAGGCCTACGCCTCGGCGCTGCACATCAGCTTCGATGTGCGCGGCGGTCTGCTGATGCGGCAGATGCACCACTGGGCCGCCCTGCTGTTCGTCGCCGGCATGATGGTGCACATGCTCCGGGTGTTCTTCACCGGTGCGTACCGCAAGCCGCGTGAGCTCAACTGGCTGATCGGCGTCGTCCTGCTGACGCTGGCCCTGTTCGAGGGGCTGACCGGCTACTCCCTTCTCGACGACCTGCTCTCCGGCGCCGGTCTGCGGATCACCGCGGGTGTGGCGCTCGCGCTGCCGGTGGTCGGCACCTGGATCACCTTCCTGCTCTTCGGCGGCGAGTATCCCGGCGAGGACGTGGTCTCGCGGTTCTACTCGATTCACATCCTGCTCATCCCGGGCATCCTGCTGGCGTTGATCGCTGCTCACCTCATGCTGATGTGGGTGCAGAAGCACACCCAGATGCCGGGTCCGGGGCGGACGAACACCAATGTGGTGGGCGCCCCGATGTATCCGTCCTTCATGGCCAAGTCAGGCGCGTACTTCATGTTCACGTTCGGCGTCATCGCGCTGCTGGGCACCTTCGCGCAGATCAACCCGATCTGGCTGTTCGGCCCCTACACGCCGTCGGACATCTCGGCGGGTTCCCAGCCGGACTTCTACATGGGGTTCCTGGACGGGGCGCTCCGCCTGATGCCCGGATGGGAGATCAACGTCCTGGGCCGCACGCTGCCGATGAGCGTGCTGGTCCCGGCGCTGGTCCCGATGGCCATCATCATGACGGGCCTGGCCCTGTATCCGTTCGCCGAACGATGGGTCACCGGGGACCACAGCGAGCACCACGTCGCCGACCGGCCCCGCAACAACCCGCACCGCACCGCGATCGGCATCTCCGCGGTCACGTTCTACGGCATCCTGTGGCTGGCGGCCTCCAACGATCTGATCGCCGCGTTCTTCCACATTCCGATGAACTCGATGATCTACATCGGCCGGGTGCTGATCTTCGTCGGCCCCGCGGTGGCCTACTTCGCCGCCTACCGGATCTGCCTGGGCCTGCAGCGCAGGGACGCCGCGGTGATCGGGCACGGCGTGGAGTCCGGTGTGATCAAGCGCCTGCCCTCCGGTGAGTACATCGAGGTCCACGTCCCGGCGACCGAGGATCTCGCCGCGCACATGCGGGGCAAGAGGCCGGTCCCGATGCTCGACGGAACCGGCAACGGCGACGGCGCTCCGCCGAACGGGGACCACGGGCTGATCGGCAGGCTCCACGCCAAGATGAGCAGGGCCTACGGCGGCGAGAAGGTCCCGCTCGACGGGGACGGCGACGACCACGGTCACGACGGGCACGCGGCCATCGACGCGGGCGTGGAGGACGACACCGCTCCGCCGCCCGGACCGGTCACGACGGGCACGCGGCCATCGGCGCGGGCCGGGAAGGACGACACCGCTCCGCGGCCCTGA
- a CDS encoding CynX/NimT family MFS transporter yields MTDRGIRASRILLIAGLILASLNLRPALAGISPVLGEIMSDLGLSPAGGGAITTVMVVCLGVLAPLAPLLARRFGLDRTLLAGLVILAAGVVLRAAGSIPALYVGAAVAGTAIAIMNVVMPGVVKQHFPSQVGLFTSVYVSGLVLGAAVASGLTVPLEHATGYGWREVTAMAAIPAVAAAVLWLPQALRPPARAGNAPRPFRALLRARMTWAVTAYMGLQSLTFYIMLAWIPTIFRDAGLPVDQAGYLLGLTNLAQIAATLTVPVLAGRARSQVPHVTAAVLLTIVGYVGMMVAPTAVPWLWMIVLGLGQGASIALALLIIALRAPDPTSVTALSAVAQSAGYVLAALGPFLIGALHQSSGGWTLPLLAGVGACVLQSVAGLLAGRPAPVGAERAHRVTAAE; encoded by the coding sequence ATGACCGATCGGGGAATCAGAGCGTCGCGGATCCTGCTGATCGCGGGGTTGATACTCGCCTCACTCAACCTCAGGCCCGCCCTGGCGGGGATCTCACCGGTGCTGGGCGAGATCATGTCCGACCTCGGGCTGAGCCCGGCCGGTGGCGGCGCGATCACCACGGTGATGGTGGTCTGCCTGGGCGTCCTGGCCCCGCTCGCTCCGCTGCTGGCCCGCCGGTTCGGACTGGACCGCACGCTGCTGGCCGGGCTGGTGATTCTCGCCGCAGGGGTGGTGCTGCGCGCCGCCGGCAGCATCCCCGCCCTCTACGTGGGAGCGGCCGTGGCGGGTACGGCCATCGCCATCATGAACGTGGTGATGCCGGGCGTGGTCAAACAGCACTTCCCCTCGCAGGTCGGCCTGTTCACCTCGGTCTACGTCTCCGGCCTGGTGCTCGGGGCCGCCGTCGCGTCGGGACTGACGGTGCCGCTGGAGCACGCCACCGGGTACGGCTGGCGCGAGGTGACCGCGATGGCCGCGATCCCGGCCGTGGCGGCAGCCGTGCTCTGGCTGCCCCAGGCGCTGCGGCCCCCCGCGCGGGCCGGGAACGCGCCCAGGCCGTTCCGCGCGCTGCTGCGCGCCCGGATGACCTGGGCCGTCACCGCCTACATGGGCCTTCAGTCGCTGACCTTCTACATCATGCTGGCCTGGATACCCACGATCTTCCGTGACGCGGGACTCCCCGTGGACCAGGCGGGCTACCTGCTCGGCCTCACCAACCTGGCGCAGATCGCCGCCACCCTCACGGTCCCGGTCCTCGCGGGCCGGGCACGGTCGCAGGTGCCGCATGTGACGGCCGCGGTCCTGCTCACCATCGTGGGATACGTCGGCATGATGGTCGCGCCGACCGCCGTCCCCTGGCTGTGGATGATCGTGCTGGGCCTGGGGCAGGGAGCCTCGATCGCGCTCGCCCTGCTGATCATCGCGCTGCGCGCCCCCGACCCCACCTCGGTCACCGCGCTGTCGGCCGTCGCGCAGTCCGCCGGATACGTGCTGGCGGCGCTCGGGCCGTTCCTGATCGGCGCACTCCACCAGAGTTCGGGCGGCTGGACGCTGCCGCTGCTGGCCGGGGTCGGCGCGTGCGTGCTCCAGTCGGTCGCCGGGCTCCTGGCGGGACGTCCGGCGCCGGTGGGCGCGGAGCGGGCGCATCGCGTGACCGCCGCAGAATAG
- a CDS encoding LacI family DNA-binding transcriptional regulator, with product MTDSVRGRPTMKDVAAAAGVALKTVSRVVNEEPGVNPATAERVLSAIERLGYRRNESARVLRRGRTATIGLVIEDVGDPFYSGISRAVEEVALRHGSLVLSGSSGEEPLRERELVLTFCSRRVDGLIIVPAGTDHGYLGPELDAGVAAVFADRPGGLDVDTVFCDNRNGARTGVTHLIRHGHRRIAFLGDRASIFTAAERLYGYRRALADAGLPADESLVAMGPPEQAGPALELMLASEDPPTAVFTGNGRITVAVLRSGHRLAMVGFDDFELADLLVPGVTVVAQDPSRLGRTAAELLFRRIDGEPGPARRIELPTRLIPRGSGELGP from the coding sequence GTGACCGACAGTGTCCGCGGACGCCCCACCATGAAAGACGTCGCGGCGGCGGCCGGGGTGGCGCTCAAAACCGTCTCCCGGGTCGTCAACGAGGAGCCGGGGGTCAACCCCGCCACCGCCGAACGGGTCCTGTCCGCCATCGAACGGCTCGGCTACCGGCGCAACGAGAGCGCCCGCGTGCTGCGCCGGGGCCGGACCGCGACCATCGGCCTGGTGATCGAGGACGTGGGCGACCCGTTCTACTCCGGGATCAGCCGCGCGGTCGAGGAGGTGGCGCTCCGGCACGGCTCGCTGGTGCTCAGCGGATCCTCCGGGGAGGAGCCACTACGCGAGCGGGAACTCGTCCTCACCTTCTGCTCCCGCCGGGTGGACGGCCTGATCATCGTGCCGGCCGGGACCGACCACGGATACCTCGGACCCGAGCTCGACGCGGGCGTCGCCGCCGTCTTCGCCGACCGTCCGGGTGGGCTGGACGTGGACACCGTGTTCTGCGACAACCGGAACGGGGCGCGCACCGGGGTGACCCACCTGATCCGGCACGGCCACCGCCGCATCGCCTTTCTCGGCGACCGGGCGTCCATCTTCACCGCAGCCGAGCGCTTGTACGGCTACCGCCGTGCCCTGGCCGACGCGGGCCTGCCCGCCGACGAGTCCCTGGTCGCGATGGGCCCGCCGGAGCAGGCCGGGCCCGCGCTGGAGCTGATGCTCGCCAGCGAGGACCCGCCCACCGCGGTGTTCACCGGCAACGGCCGGATCACCGTGGCCGTGCTGCGCAGCGGGCACCGGCTCGCCATGGTCGGTTTCGACGACTTCGAGCTCGCCGACCTGCTGGTACCCGGAGTGACCGTGGTGGCCCAGGATCCCTCCCGGCTCGGCCGGACCGCGGCCGAGCTGCTCTTCCGCCGCATCGACGGCGAACCGGGTCCCGCCCGCCGGATCGAGCTGCCGACCCGCCTCATCCCCCGCGGCTCGGGCGAGCTCGGCCCGTAG
- a CDS encoding GNAT family N-acetyltransferase, with translation MPRFPVGGHRGLFSVVERFLRLPAKRTGGSRETGVQIAPVRPDDAAGILRVHLDAFQDAYAGVPGMDGEALARFVRDNLAPRKKLDWEKAARGEGLLVARSGQNVAGFCEVTRHKTGATVSGLYVHPEAQGLGIGRRLLERGLTGLPRSTTVDLQVALNTPAVGFYEHLGFKAGEVLPTPDPLRRAGLELPMVGMKITTP, from the coding sequence ATGCCTAGGTTTCCGGTCGGCGGCCACAGAGGTCTCTTCTCGGTCGTCGAAAGGTTTCTGCGGCTGCCCGCGAAACGGACCGGCGGCAGCAGGGAGACCGGTGTCCAGATAGCCCCGGTAAGACCCGATGACGCGGCAGGCATCCTGCGGGTCCACCTGGATGCCTTTCAGGACGCCTACGCCGGAGTGCCGGGGATGGACGGTGAAGCCCTCGCCCGGTTCGTCAGAGACAACCTCGCGCCGCGCAAGAAGCTTGATTGGGAGAAGGCGGCGCGTGGCGAGGGCCTGCTCGTCGCCCGGTCCGGCCAGAACGTCGCCGGGTTCTGTGAGGTCACGCGGCACAAGACCGGAGCAACGGTCAGCGGCCTGTACGTCCATCCAGAAGCCCAGGGCCTCGGTATAGGGCGGCGACTGCTCGAAAGAGGCTTGACCGGCCTGCCCCGCTCGACGACCGTGGACCTGCAGGTGGCGCTGAACACACCCGCGGTCGGATTCTACGAACATCTCGGTTTCAAGGCCGGTGAGGTCCTCCCGACTCCGGACCCACTACGCCGAGCCGGGTTGGAACTCCCGATGGTAGGCATGAAAATCACCACGCCGTAG
- a CDS encoding carbohydrate ABC transporter permease yields MTVTETRIPPAGAQASGERARRRAGWTRGVRLTLLVAFLVIFLIPVYVLLVTSFKPLTEADPGRAWALPEVWTLQPWRVAWEKLAPGIWNSVLLAVPGALISAALGSMNGYVLSKWRFPGADVLFTLFLFGMFIPYQGVMIPLVQLLVKFNEITQDLTGVPGVFYGAIPGLLLTHVVYGIPICTLIFRNYYVTIPDELIEAARVDGAGMLRTYRSVVLPVSGPAFAVVIIWQFTSMWNDFLFAVFLTGPQSWPTTVMLNNIAGAQTVPYSQQMAAALLASVPTMVIYVLLGRFFMRGLMAGALKG; encoded by the coding sequence ATGACGGTCACCGAGACCCGGATCCCTCCGGCGGGGGCGCAGGCGTCCGGGGAGCGGGCCAGGCGGCGGGCGGGCTGGACGCGCGGCGTCCGGCTGACGCTGCTGGTCGCCTTCCTGGTGATCTTCCTGATCCCGGTCTACGTGCTGCTGGTCACCAGCTTCAAGCCGCTGACCGAGGCCGACCCCGGCCGGGCCTGGGCACTGCCGGAGGTGTGGACGCTGCAGCCGTGGCGGGTGGCGTGGGAGAAGCTCGCACCCGGTATATGGAACAGCGTGCTGCTGGCCGTACCGGGTGCGCTGATCTCCGCCGCGCTGGGCTCCATGAACGGCTACGTGCTGTCGAAATGGCGCTTCCCCGGCGCCGACGTGCTGTTCACGCTGTTCCTGTTCGGCATGTTCATCCCCTACCAGGGGGTCATGATCCCGCTGGTCCAGCTCCTGGTGAAGTTCAACGAGATCACCCAGGACCTCACCGGGGTGCCGGGCGTCTTCTACGGCGCGATCCCGGGGCTGCTCCTCACCCACGTGGTCTACGGCATCCCGATCTGCACGCTGATCTTCCGCAACTACTACGTCACCATCCCGGACGAGCTCATCGAGGCGGCCCGGGTGGACGGCGCGGGGATGCTGCGGACCTACCGGTCGGTGGTGCTGCCGGTCTCCGGGCCCGCCTTCGCGGTGGTGATCATCTGGCAGTTCACCTCGATGTGGAACGACTTCCTGTTCGCCGTCTTCCTCACCGGACCGCAGAGCTGGCCCACCACGGTGATGCTCAACAACATCGCCGGAGCCCAGACCGTCCCCTACAGCCAGCAGATGGCCGCGGCCCTGCTCGCCTCCGTCCCCACCATGGTGATCTACGTCCTGCTCGGCCGGTTCTTCATGCGCGGTCTCATGGCCGGAGCGCTGAAGGGCTGA
- a CDS encoding carbohydrate ABC transporter permease, with translation MRRWLPGLLLVTPSIIAIAVFVYGMLGWNFRLAMTDKHDEVSEGSFVGLENFVSLWDQKRWGISVDHAIVFTVVFVAGALVLGWLLAFLMEKGIRGEGTFRTIYLFPMAISFVATGVVWRWLMNSGQDERAVGLNRLFDNLGLDFLQWEWFRNPDWGMAAMAIPAIWQMSGYVMALFLAGFRGVPEDLREAARVDGCTEWQVYRHIVLPLLRPVTLSALIILGHISLKVFDLIMAVSGKQIITDVPAVFMWVAVFDSHDPAKGATIASYIVLAVSLFVIPYLVWTLRKERRP, from the coding sequence GTGCGCAGGTGGCTGCCGGGGTTGCTGCTGGTCACGCCGTCGATCATCGCCATCGCGGTCTTCGTGTACGGCATGCTCGGCTGGAACTTCCGGCTGGCCATGACCGACAAGCACGACGAGGTCTCCGAGGGGAGCTTCGTCGGCCTGGAGAACTTCGTCTCGCTCTGGGACCAGAAGCGGTGGGGCATCTCGGTCGACCACGCGATCGTCTTCACCGTGGTGTTCGTGGCCGGGGCGCTGGTGCTGGGCTGGCTGCTGGCGTTCCTGATGGAGAAGGGGATCAGGGGCGAGGGGACCTTCCGGACGATCTACCTGTTCCCGATGGCGATCTCGTTCGTGGCGACCGGGGTGGTCTGGCGCTGGCTGATGAACTCCGGCCAGGACGAGCGGGCGGTCGGGCTGAACCGGCTCTTCGACAACCTGGGCCTGGACTTCCTGCAGTGGGAGTGGTTCCGGAACCCGGACTGGGGGATGGCGGCCATGGCCATCCCAGCAATCTGGCAAATGTCTGGATATGTCATGGCGTTGTTCCTGGCGGGCTTCCGGGGTGTCCCCGAGGACCTCCGGGAGGCCGCCCGGGTGGACGGCTGCACCGAGTGGCAGGTCTACCGGCACATCGTGCTGCCGCTGCTCCGGCCGGTGACGCTGTCCGCGCTGATCATCCTCGGCCACATCTCGCTGAAGGTCTTCGACCTGATCATGGCGGTCTCCGGCAAGCAGATCATCACCGACGTCCCCGCCGTGTTCATGTGGGTCGCGGTCTTCGACTCCCACGACCCGGCCAAGGGGGCCACCATCGCGTCCTACATCGTGCTCGCGGTGAGCCTCTTCGTCATCCCCTATCTCGTCTGGACCCTTCGCAAGGAGAGGCGGCCATGA